From the genome of Thermosipho japonicus:
AACTAAAAGCTATGAAAATTTTAAACGAGATACAAGATGTTAAAGTAATTCCTACTTTTTTGGGCTTGCACGCAATTCCTATTGATGTAAATAAAAAAGATTACATAGATGAAGTAAAAAAATGGCTTGATGACATCAAAGAATTCACTGATACAATAGATGTTTTCTGCGATAAAGGAGTCTTTTTACCACAAGATATTGAAGAATTTTTTGAATTTGCCAAAAATAAAGGTTTTAAAATTAGATTTCACGCAGATGAAATTGAAAACGTAGGTGCTGCAAAACTTGCTATTAAGCTTGGTGCAATATCAGCTGATCATTTACTAAAAATAAGTGATGAAGACATTTCTCAAATTGCAAATTCAAATACTGTCGCTACATTAATGCCTGGAACAAGTTTTTATCTGGGAGAGGATTTTGCACCAGCAAGAAAACTAATAGATAATGGTGCTGCAATTAGTATTGGTTCTGATTTCAATCCAGGTTCATGCCCTATATTTAATCCTGCATTTATCTTTCATCTTGCACTTAGATTTTTAAAAATGGAACCAGAAGAGATATTAACTGCATATACTCTAAATTCTTCATATGTTTTGGGTATAGAAAATGGAAAAATTGAACCCGGCTACAAATGTGACATTGCAATTTGGAATACAAATGAACTTTTGGATATTCCATACATGTTTGATCAAAATTTTTTAAGTGCAATAATAATTAACGGCAAGGTGACAATATATGAAAACATTTAAGAAAATTGATATTTTCTTGATTCTTGCGGTTATATTAATAACCGTTTTTTTCACTTTAAAAACAACCAATAGAGAAAATGAATTATTTTTGGTAAAATTAGACGGTAAAATATATACTGAACTAAAAACACCTGGAGTCTATCCGGTAAAAGATAAAGAAGGAAAAATATTAACTATAGTTCACTATGATGGTGAAAATGTTTGGGTTACAGATTCAACATGTCCCCTGAAAATTTGTGAAAAAACTGGTAAAATAAAAAGAGGAGGAAAAATAATTTGCGTTCCCAACAAGATAGTAATCGAATCACAAACTCAAGAACTACAAACCTGGTAATCTATTCACTACTTATTTCCATTTCTTCGGTAATGTTTGTTGTTGAACGTTTTATACCATATCCAGTGCCAGGAGGAAAATGGGGGTTTTCAAATTTTGTTATTCTTTACACCGTTGTAAATCTCGGGTTTAGAGCTGGAATTCTTGTAGGAACACTTAAAACAATTATCGGCTCACTCTTTTCAGGAATTTTATTTACACCACCTTTTTTCATGGGCTTTTTTGGAATAATCTCTGCTGCAGCTTTTGAATGGATATTTTCTAAAACAAAGATTTTTAGTTACACAACTTTAAGTATCATTGGTATGATTAGTAATAATTTTGTTCAAGTTTTGGTTGGAAGTTTTTTAATAAAAAGTAGTGCAATTTTTTCTTTTTTACCTTTGATGATAGGATTAGGACTAATTTCGGCAATTATTAATGCATACCTTGCAAAAAAAATGGAGGAAATAATAGATGAAAATAATTTTGGCCTCAAAATCCCCAAGAAGGATTGAGTTATTAAAATTACTAAAAATAGATTTTGAAGTTATACCTTCAAATCTAGATGAAAATATTAAAGAAAGAGACCCTAAACTTTTAGCTGAAAAATTATCATACTTAAAAGCGATGAGTATTAAAAAAGATGGTGTAGTTCTTGCTGCAGATACTGTAGTAACACTCAACAAAGAAATATTTGGAAAACCAAGGGATTATAAAGAAGCCTTTAGAATGCTTAAAAGTCTATCAGGAAAATGGCATACTGTAATTACTGGGGTTACAATTAAATTTAAAGATGAAGTTATAACTTTCTCTGAAAAAACAAATGTAAAATTCAAAAATCTTTCAAAAGGATTAATTGAATTTTATATTAATACTGCAAAACCTTTTGATAAAGCTGGCGGGTATGGAATTCAAGAACTTGGAAGTGTTTTAGTAGAAAAAATTGAAGGTGATTATTTTAATATAGTTGGTCTTCCCATTTCAAAAGTTTGGGATATCTTATGGGATAGGGGGATAATAGATGCTTCCAAGGGAGAAATTAATAAATGAAGGTGTTGAAAATCTAAGCACAGAAGAATTACTGGCTATACTTTTAAGAACAGGGACAAAAGACTTAGATGTTTTAAAACTTTCAAAAAATCTTTTTGAAACTTTTGACAAGAGCTTGAAAAAAATAAGTACCGCTTCAATTGATGAGCTGTGTAAGGTAAAAGGCCTTGGAACAGTTAAAGCAGTTACCATACTAGCAGCAATGGAACTTTCAAAAAGATATCTATTGGAAGATAGAAAAGGGAAATTTCTAAATTCCCCAGAGCTTATATACGAGCATTGTCTTGACATGAAGCATTTTGAACAAGAAGTTGTTAGGGTTATATCCTTAAACTCAAAACTACACGAAATCTCTACCAAAGATATAACAATTGGCCTTACAGATACAAGCCTTGCACATCCAAGAGAAATATATCGAGAAGCTATTAAAAACTCTGCTAGCTATGTTGTGGTTGTACACAATCACCCTTCAGGTGATGTTAGGCCTAGCAAAGAAGATAGAGAACTTACTTTAAAAATTAAAAAGGCTGGAGAAATAATTGGAATTAAACTACTTGATCATGTTATAATTGGCAATGGATTTTATAGCTTTAAACATAACAAACTATTGTGAGGTGTTAATGCATGAATAATAATGATGATAAATTAAAGAATATATTAAAACTAAAAGAAGAATTGGAAAAAGATTTAATAAAAAAAGGGAAAATAAAAAATAAATCAGAAAAAAAATCAAAAAAAGTTCAGGATCTGGAACAAATAAAAATTCTAAAAGAAAAAATTACAAAAGAAGCAAATCTTGCCACTGATAAAACTTTGTCAATATTTGATATTAATTCACAGGACTATGATTCTTCAGTAATGGATGTTATAAAAACATTAAGAAAATTTCTGATAAATGAAAAATCTCCTGAAAAAAGAACATTATTCTTGGCATTATTAAATATTCTAGAAGGTAAATTTGAAAAAAATAAAACCTTACTAGAAAACCAAAATGATGTTATTTTCAAGTATAACCATCTTCTCTCTAGAATGTATAATCGAGAGGATGTAATAAAAGAAATTATACAATTTGTTAAAAATTTTCCTGATTCAAAATACCCGTATCTTCTATTATTAGAATACTATCTAATAGAAGGTAATTCTTCAAATTTTTCTAAAATATTATCTTTAATTTCAAAAATAGATGATTTTTTCAAAATCATTCATCAAGTTTATATAAATACTTTAGAAGATGTTGGCATTGTTAAAAGCGCAGTAATGCATAAAAAATTTACCGAACTTTTGTTATACATAACAAAGCAGAAAAGTTTGGAAACAGAAAATACGAAAAGCTACTGTCTAAATGTTAACTACAGTATAAAAGAGGGAACAATTCCAAATCCAAAGGAATATTGTATAAAAGCCAATTTTGCACAAGCTGCGTGGAGTATAGTTAATAATAGAAAATTTGACGAATCAAAACTCAAAATCTTTGAAAAAACTCCAGAATATAATCTATTTTATGGTTTTTATTATTTTAATAACCAAGAATTAGAAAACGCAAAAAAATATTTTGAAAAGTTTGAAAACCAAGTTGAAAATGTATCAGTCAAAATTATTGCTAAAACAACCTCATACATTGGTATGAGACAATTCTATCAAAATATTAAAAGCAACATTTTCAAAGAAGAAAAGGGAAAAATATTAGAAATTATAAAAAATTATAATTCACATGATTTCATTGTTGAGTATTTTGACCCTGAAATCGTAAGGCTTCTTTTTGCTGAAAAACATTGTTGTATAGTATATGGAGGAAATAAATGCTAAAACAAAAATTTATTATCTTTTTATTGCTCCTTTCAAGCATTTACTTTTCAGAATTTATATTTTACTCTTCAAAAAATTTTGAAAATAATTTTGAAAATAAATTTTCAATTAATATCATGTACTCATTTTATAATTGGAGTAATGACTTTGTTATTTTCCATGGAGATGGAAATGGATATCCAACAAATCCATCAGAAAACGTTTTTTATTTGTTTGAAAAAGTAAAGCCATTTTTAGAAATAAGTCTTTTCTACAATTTCCAAAATCTTGTATTGTACACAAATATTCCGTTTCAAAAAGAAATCATTTCAAAAGTAAAAGATCCTTCTACCAATTTTTTCTTGGTAGATGGAAAGCCTACTTTTGATATGAATGGTCCAGAAAATTTCCTCTTAGGTTATATATCTGATAATATTTTCATTGGAATTGGAAGGTTCCCATTGCATTGGGGAGATTCAAAATTTCCAATTTCAATATCAAATACAACTTTCCAAGATAACATTACTTTTTCAACAAAAAATAATTTTTTCAAATATACATACCACTTGATATCTTCCTATCCACTACTATCATCATATGAACAAGAAGTTCAAAGAAACTATTTTGAAAAACATACCCCATCAACAAATTTCTTTGAGCCTGTAAAAACTATCGCTGCTCACAGATTTGATTTTTTTATAGACAATTTTAGATTTGGAATCGGTGAAATAAATGTAGTTGGTGGAAAATTTCCTGACATAATTGACATAAATCCTTTAATGTTTTTCCATAATACTTACGGTGAAGGTTATTCAAACGTATTATCTTCAATTGACTTTAATGTAAAAGTTAGTAATATTTCAATTTACGGTGAATTTTGTCTTGATGATATTAATGGCCCAACCGAAGTTGGGTCAAATTATAAACCAGATGCTTACGGATATAATTTTGGAATGTCTCTAGACTATAAGACATTTAATGTATGGATTGAGTATGACTTTACAAGTGAATGGATGTACATAACAAATTATTTGCCATATTTAAGGGTTAATGTTAGACACTTTTACATAGATAATAATTCTTTCCCATCAAGAAGTTTGATGGACTATCCTCTTGGTTTTAAATATGGGCCTGATGCCACTATGCTTAGTTTAGGTTTTTCTTTTTCAAAGAACGATTTTAAAATTTCAACAGAATACAATTTTCTGGTAAAGGGTATGGTAATAGAT
Proteins encoded in this window:
- the hutI gene encoding imidazolonepropionase, whose product is MLRIHAEHLISPSGQAPKKGNEMKKIFEAFDVDIILNKGKIVDIKKHKITDDFTIKAKLVTPAFVDAHTHIPFFGSRAKEFYLRARGKSYSEIFANGGGIHSSVRMLRNATTDEIVKQNLKYLSLFKRHGIAAIEGKSGYGLEKISELKQLKAMKILNEIQDVKVIPTFLGLHAIPIDVNKKDYIDEVKKWLDDIKEFTDTIDVFCDKGVFLPQDIEEFFEFAKNKGFKIRFHADEIENVGAAKLAIKLGAISADHLLKISDEDISQIANSNTVATLMPGTSFYLGEDFAPARKLIDNGAAISIGSDFNPGSCPIFNPAFIFHLALRFLKMEPEEILTAYTLNSSYVLGIENGKIEPGYKCDIAIWNTNELLDIPYMFDQNFLSAIIINGKVTIYENI
- a CDS encoding NusG domain II-containing protein encodes the protein MKTFKKIDIFLILAVILITVFFTLKTTNRENELFLVKLDGKIYTELKTPGVYPVKDKEGKILTIVHYDGENVWVTDSTCPLKICEKTGKIKRGGKIICVPNKIVIESQTQELQTW
- a CDS encoding Gx transporter family protein; translation: MRSQQDSNRITNSRTTNLVIYSLLISISSVMFVVERFIPYPVPGGKWGFSNFVILYTVVNLGFRAGILVGTLKTIIGSLFSGILFTPPFFMGFFGIISAAAFEWIFSKTKIFSYTTLSIIGMISNNFVQVLVGSFLIKSSAIFSFLPLMIGLGLISAIINAYLAKKMEEIIDENNFGLKIPKKD
- a CDS encoding Maf family protein, producing MKIILASKSPRRIELLKLLKIDFEVIPSNLDENIKERDPKLLAEKLSYLKAMSIKKDGVVLAADTVVTLNKEIFGKPRDYKEAFRMLKSLSGKWHTVITGVTIKFKDEVITFSEKTNVKFKNLSKGLIEFYINTAKPFDKAGGYGIQELGSVLVEKIEGDYFNIVGLPISKVWDILWDRGIIDASKGEINK
- the radC gene encoding RadC family protein, which translates into the protein MLPREKLINEGVENLSTEELLAILLRTGTKDLDVLKLSKNLFETFDKSLKKISTASIDELCKVKGLGTVKAVTILAAMELSKRYLLEDRKGKFLNSPELIYEHCLDMKHFEQEVVRVISLNSKLHEISTKDITIGLTDTSLAHPREIYREAIKNSASYVVVVHNHPSGDVRPSKEDRELTLKIKKAGEIIGIKLLDHVIIGNGFYSFKHNKLL